In Microbulbifer agarilyticus, the DNA window GTGGCCCGCAATCAATGCACGCGCGCTTGCCACTGACTCTTGAACAGACGCTGATTAACGTATTGAACAATGCACTGGATGCTTCCCAGGCGAGCGGCTCATCCGAGCCAGTCGCGCTCAAAGTAGCGTGGGGGCCGGAGCATTTACGTATTGAGGTAGCGGACAACGGTCAGGGTTTTGGCGCTGATGCCGAAGCGGAAAATGAACAGCAATCGGACGGCTTCGGGATCGGTTTGATTCTGAGTAAAACCACGCTGGCCCAACTTGGGGGCAGCCTGACACTTGCGGCCCGGCGCGATTGCCCGGGGACTGTGGCCACCATTGAACTGCCTCTTGAAAGTGACATGGCGGAGGTGTCGTGAGTAGCTCCCGGTTGCGCCTGCTAATCGTCGACGATGAGACCGGTACCCGCAATATGCTGGAGCGGGCCATGTCCCGGCGTGGCTTTGACACGCGCGTGGCAGAGTCCGTTGATGAGGCGTTAGGGCTTATTGCACGGGAACGGTTTGATTGCGCGCTGCTGGATTTGAAAATTCATCACGACAGTGGTTTGGAATTGATTGCGCCGCTGCGCGCAGAGAACCCTCGCGCGCGCATTATTCTCCTTACCGGTTACTCGAGTATTCCCACCGCAGTCGCCGCGATCAAGCTGGGCGCCGACGACTACCTGTGCAAACCGGCCGGAGGCGAACAGCTGGTGGCTGCGCTCACCGGTGAACAAGCCAACTCCAGCGATGCTACCGAATTACCAGAGATCTCCAGCGCCCCACCATCGGTGAACCGTTTGGCATGGGAGCATATTCAGCGCGTGCTGGCGGAGAATGATGGCAATATCTCGGCCACGGCGCGGGCACTGGGAATGCACCGGCGCACGTTGCAGAGAAAGCTGCAGAAGCGGCCCAAGGGCCAGTGATCCCGTAAGCAGCCAAGACTCACGGCAACATTTTCTCCAGTTGCCCGCTTCCCTGAATTTCCCGCTCCATCAAATAATGTGCAAGCGCGCGTTTCTGGCCGTTGCTGAATCCGTAATTCGGCATCGGTGGCGTTGGCGTGTCGAAGTAATCGGCCAGTTGTTTCAGTGTGTAGCGGCGGCTCAGGCCTTTCAGGGGCAGCTGCTGGTGACAGCGCATACAGTCGCGGCGGACAAAAATCTGCTCTCCCTGACGGGCGGCATCGCCATCGATGGCGAGGGGTTTTTTCGGGGCGCTGATCGGTGGGCGTTTACTGGTCACCGTGCTGGCAGCACCTCGATCCGCCACACCCGCCTTTACCCGATATACCGCGCCCGCGTAATCGTCGGAGACATAAATGGTCCCGCGTGCATCCTCGGCAATATCCACTGGGCGACCGTAAACCGTTTCGCGGTCTTCAGAAAGAAAGCCCCACAGAAAGTCCTCAGCGCGAATGCGACCGCTGGCATTCCAGTGCAGGGCCACCACCTTATAGCCGTCTTTTACATCGCGGTTCCACGATCCGTGCAGCGCAACCAATGCCGCCCCCCGGTACGTACGAGGCTGCTCGGGACTGGTTAAAAAGCGCATGCCAAGGGGGGCATTGTGCGCGGGGAATTCGAATACCGGGGGGATCGAGTCGCGAATAATCTGCTGCAGTGCGGCGTCGCCATTTACGCCAAAGTCCGGGTCGGGAACACGATCGCCGTTGGCGAAAGGCCAGCCGTAAAAGCCATCTTGCTGTATCCGATTCAATTCGCAGGGGGGGAAGTCGTTGCCGAGCCAGTCGCGCCCGTTGTCGGTGGCATACATTGCGCCGTCTTTTGGCGACCAGTCGAAGCCGACGCTGTTGCGCAGGCCGGTGGCGTATACATGGAAATTGCTGCCGTCCGGGCGGAAACGCATGATCGTTGCGCGTTGCGGGTCTTCCTCTATACACACATTGCAGGTTGAACCGCTCGATAGGTACATCCAGCCATCCGGGCCCATGCCTATGGTCTTGGTCCAGTGATTGCCGGTGTCGCCGAGCCCGGTGATCACGCGTTGGTAGCTGCCGGCAATACGTCCATCGGAGTGATCAAATGGCACGCGCCCCACAGCATCGCTCTCGGCGATGTATAACCAGTCTTCAAATAGCGTCAATCCGTGTGGGCGCTTTAGCTGGTCGATGAGGACGCGCTGGCCATCGGACTCGCCGTCGCCGTTGCGGTCCGCGAGCAGCAGGCTGACTTGGCCAAGCTTCGGCTGCGAAACCAGTAGATCGCCATTGCGCGTAACCGCCATAAAGCGCGCATTGGGCACATCGTCGTTGAATAGCGTTACTTGGAAACCGCCGGCAACTTTAATTTGGTGCTGCACGGTTTTTTCGTCGGTGCTGACACCAAACATTTGCCCCCAGGGCACATTAACACCGGGTACCAGACCGAATGCCAGGGCAACGATCAGCGCTAGAATTGAAATTACGCCAGTTGCGGCGAGCAGAGAAAAAACTAGCGCCTTTTTCGACATATGTCCCCCATCGTCCTTGATCTCGTAACAAAAGTAACTATAGTAAGCCGCTGAATGTCGCACAGGAGTACCAGTTGCGATACGCGCCAAGCCTTTCCAAGCAGCCTGTTCAGGTTAAATGTGACGTACGTCACGTGCGTGTAAGACATCTCTTACAACAAGTTCAGCACTTTCCCACTACCGCATCTTTCTTAAAAGACCATAATGTATTTGCAAGGACGGAGAACGGATTGCAACGGCGGCAAGGATAGATCCCCAAGGAATGGAGATCGCGCTGCCAGCCCGAAAGGATTTGGGCACCATCCTGTGAGACGCACCGCTTGGGCCGGATTGCTCAAGCGGTGTTTTACGTTTAGGGCCAGCGTAAATCGTTTTCTTCCCGCCCTGGCGCCTCAATAATCTTGAACTTCCCTTTTCCTGTCTATACAAGTTTGCCGTTCAGTTAACCTGTCTGTCCGCGCGCACACAATTTCTGCAGTAGTTTATTTTCTTTGTCTGGAAATCGTAACAAACCTCCGCTTTAATCAGGTCAAGCCGGTCAAATTTTTATGACCGTGGAGGATGATGCATTCAGTAATCTAGTGCTCTACCCGTTTGTCGTGCAACCACCTTGTCACCACTGGTGGTCGAGCCTCCATCGCCTCCAAATTTCGCCCCTTTCTTCCGATTCGCCCAGTTTACTCCGCGCACTCTCTTCAAGAATCGTCAAATTCTTCATCCAACTTCAAAGCCCCGTCGGTCTGCCCGCGGGGCTTTGTTGCTTTTCAGGCTCGCATAAACAGGAGGTGAACTCGTGCAAGCACAAATCCTGAGGTTGAATCTCGCCGGGCAACCCCTGGAATGGCTGAGCTGGGAAGAGGCCGCCTGTCTGTATGTGCGGGAGTTAGTCACCTGGACCCTGGGTGGTGTGGTGCAGACGGTGCACGGCGGTATTAACCGCCAGGGCGAGCGGTCCACGCTGGATCTGGCGGCGATTATTGCCTGCGGTGGTGATCGTATGGCGCGACCGCGCAATCGACCGCCGCTGAATAATCGCGCGCTGTTCGCCCGCGATCAGCACACCTGCCTGTACTGCGGCAGCTGGTTTCCAATACGGGATCTCACCCGGGATCACGTTCACCCGGTTTCCAAAGGTGGCCGCGACACTTGGGAGAATGTGGTCACCGCCTGCCGCCGCTGTAATCAACACAAGGGCAGCCGGCTGCTGGAGCATATCGATATGGAATTGCTTGCCCTGCCATTTGTGCCCAACGCCGCAGAGTATCTGGCGCTTACCAATAGCGCGCGAATTCGCGGTGACCAGATGGAGTTCCTGCGCGGGCAGTTTTCGCGCAAACGGCAGGATGGCTGGCTATCGGAAGCCCTACAACAGGTGGGTTAGTGAAAGTAGCTCCTGCAAACTTCTAAGCTTGCTACCAAGCACGTCGACTGAGTAAGTGAATCTGTCATGAAAGTTTACCTGGGTATGTTGCTCGCGGTGTTTGTACTCATTGCGTGCACGGTAGAAGCTGCCGATACACCGGCCAAGACTGCCGACACCATTTATACCGGCGGGCCAATCCTCACAATGGATGATAAGCAGCCCAAAGCCGACGCGGTGGCGGTAAAAGATGGAAGGATCATCGCGGTAGGCCGCCTGGCGGATCTTGAGAAATATAAAGGCACTAATACCAAAGAATTTGATTTAAACGGCAGGGCGATGGTGCCCGGGTTTGTGGATAGTCACGGTCATGTTGTATTTGGCGGCCTGCAGGCGCTTTCCGCGAACCTGCTTTCGCCGCCAGACGGCAAAGTGACGGATATTGCCTCGTTAAAGAGCACTCTCTCTCAATGGGCGAAAGACAACGCGGATGCCGTCGCTGCAACAAAGATGATCATCGGCTTCGGGTATGACAACGCCCAGCTGAAGGAGCTGCGCCACCCGACGCGAGAAGACCTCGATGAAGTTTCACAGGATATCCCCGTGCTTATTGTGCATCAGTCGGGGCACCTCGGGGTTGCGAATTCCAAAGCGCTGGAAATGGCGGGGATCAACAAGGATTCCAAAGCGCCCGCCGGTGGCGTTATCCAGCGCGATGACAGCGGTGAGCCGAACGGCGTACTGGAAGAGTACGCTTTTTTCTCGGTATTTGTGCCGCTGCTGGGCCAGCTGGGGGATGAGGGCCTGGTGACCTTTGCCCGCGCTGGGAGCAATCTGTGGGCCAAGTTCGGCTATACCACGGGGCAGGACGGCCGTTCATCGGAGGCGGCAGTCAAAGCGCTGAAAAAGGCCGCCGCGGATGGCGATATTCTGATTGATGTGGTGGCCTTCCCGGATGTTCTGGAGGGGCGGGATTTTATCAAGCAAAGTATGTCCAGGGATTACGTCGATAACGTGCGAGTAGGTGGCTGCAAGTTAACAATCGACGGCTCACCACAAGGATTTACCGCGCTGCGAGACCGCCCCTACTACGACCCGGTAGGTAAATATCCCAAAGGTTACAAAGGCTACTCCGCAATTACTCAGGAGCAGCTGCAAGATGCGGTCAATTGGTGTTTTGAACACGGCTTGCAGATTATCGTGCATTCCAATGGTGAAGGTGCGTCAGATATGTTGATCGCCGCGTTCAAAAAAGCGCGCGAGAAATATGGTGACCCGGGTAATCGTCCTGTTCTGGTTCACGGTCAGTTTCAGCGCGAAGACCAGGTGGACAGCTTTAAAGATCTGGGCGTCTTCCAGTCGGTATTTCCCATGCACACCTTTTATTGGGGTGACTGGCATCGCGAGCATACGGTCGGGCCAAAAGCTGCAGAAAATATTTCTCCTACCGGATGGATTCGCAAGCGCGGCCTGATGTTCGGTACCCATCACGATGCACCAGTGGCCTTTCCCGACAGTATGCGGGTACTCGATGCCACGGTGAATCGCCGCACACGCTCCGGCTATATTCTCGGCCCGGAGCAGCGGGTCGATGTGAATACCGCGTTAAAAGCCATGACGATCTGGCCCGCGTGGCAGCACTTTGAAGAGGATGACAAAGGCTCTATCGAAGTGGGGAAATTGGCGGACTTCGTTGTACTGTCCGAAGATCCAACGGCTGTGCCATCGGAGAAGCTTGCTGACCTCAAGGTGCTTAAGACGATCAAGAAAGATAAGGTTATTTTTGAGAGCAAGCCTGGTGAGCCAAGCGCACGCCTGCGATATGCGCCATTCTCCAATAGCCCCGAGGCCGGACATCATGTACTCGACGCATTGGTTTCTGGAATGTCCAAGGACTGAACCAGCTAAGGCGTTTTCATTCACGAGCCAGTATGAACTTTGCCGCTATCTTCAGTGGCAAAGCTCGTATTGTTGGTGTGGAAGGGCATCTGCTTATGGAGGGAGTCCTGTTGCCAAGCTGCTATAGCAGCTCCGGGATCAATGACGGAGAAAACTCCAATCCTGTCAGTTGGTGCGCTTGAATAAGCTCCACTAGAGTTGCGTCGCAATACAGCTCTGTACACCGGTTAAATTTGGTTTTGAATATGCGCTTATTGCGTATTTCTGCCTCGGGGAACGCCAGAGATTTTACACCCTGCCAGTGGCCATCAACGGTCAATGCCTCACTTCTAGCCTCATCGACGTCCGCCAGCGTCAGGCAGTTGAAAAGGTGCCAGGAGTCACCCTCGACACTGAACGGCAACAATTCGCCGTAAGGAGCCAGTAAAGGTGCTAAGGCCTTATTGGCCTTGGGCGATAGCATAAGGTAGGGGCCAGACCACATAGCGAGTTCAGGTCTTGGCTTATTCTTGCTGCCCGGCATAAAGTCGCCACCGATATCGATCCAGTCCTGACCAAATACTTTATTGTCCCACGAGAATCGCTCGAACTCTGAATAGGTGAGCCCATTCTTGTGTGCCATCGCCTCCACGAAATCGAACGGGTCAATGTCCAGATCCTGAAAATCGTTGGTATTGTCGGTGATTCTATAGATCATGGTTTCAGGCCAAATTTTTTATTGCACGCATCGGTAGTGCAGTTAAGTGGTTGGCGCCCTTCATGCAGAGCCGTTCTAATAAGGCCCAGTCGAAAGCGAATCGATTGCTCATCGTGCAGTGGCTGTATGGACTTCCACACCCACCTTTCATAATTTTCAGTATGAATGCGGGCGTGTGGTACGCATTTTCGCATTCCCCAATGTCCCATATCCTTATCTGTCATTGGCATCCATATGCCGTTATCAGGATCGTTGATTCGGATGTTATGGGTAAAGATGCGCATGCGAGCGCGCTTGGTATCCGATGTTTTGAGCTTGCCAACGCCTTCAACAATATGATGTGCAGAACAGCGTCGGCTGGGCTGGGGCCTGCCCGCTCTTCGCAGATTGTTTTCCAGTGTGGTTGTTGGATGATGCTCCTCTTTACGACAGAGGTTCACCCGTTCGGCTTCTGATTTATTCCGAAATTCATCTTGATATTCGCGGAGTTTGATTTGCTCCTCTACCGAGATCATCGCCTGGATTCGGCTCGCTTCCAGATCGAGTAGTTTCTTCGTTTTTTTAAGTTCATCTAGGCGGCTTTGACGCTGCTCCGGAGTTTCTCCAGGCTGTTTTTTGATCCTGTAAAAATAATCTTTGCAGCGTTTTTCGTATAGATCAATGCTGAGATCCAGGGGGCTCAGTTCCCAGACTTCTGTCGATACACGCTTACCTTTAACGATCTGTGTCAACTTTGGTTCCTTCCAAATGATTAACGCTCGATGCGAGTGTATGAAAATTGGATTCGAGAACCAACCGGAGATTTCTAAATATTGTCGGCCGAACTGACCTTTTTAATTTTTGTTCTGATAGTTTGCACTCTCGTACAAATACGGAGTGCAGTTTAATATCAAGTCAATTTCACAGCGTTGTGAATTAATGTGCCAAGATATTCCGAAAAATCATGCCCCTGATTCTTCAGCATCTTCGGAAACATGGAGATCGAGGTCATACCGGGGAAGGTATTCACTTCGTTCAGGTAGATCTCGCCTTCATCGGTGAGGAAGAAGTCGATGCGGGAAAGGTCTTTTAGCTGCAGGCCGACAAACGCGCGTCTCGATGCTTCGCGAATCCAGTCCAGTTGGCCCTCGGACAACCCCTCAGCTTCCACAAAGGTTTCTGCGCGGCTGTCTTCTGCATATTTTTCATCGTAGCTGTAGAAGGTGTCCGACGGCGCGCGCACTTCGCCCGGTGGGGTTACCACCAGTTCGCCATGGTATTCGTAGGCCGCAACTTC includes these proteins:
- a CDS encoding response regulator transcription factor; this encodes MLERAMSRRGFDTRVAESVDEALGLIARERFDCALLDLKIHHDSGLELIAPLRAENPRARIILLTGYSSIPTAVAAIKLGADDYLCKPAGGEQLVAALTGEQANSSDATELPEISSAPPSVNRLAWEHIQRVLAENDGNISATARALGMHRRTLQRKLQKRPKGQ
- a CDS encoding imm11 family protein, with product MIYRITDNTNDFQDLDIDPFDFVEAMAHKNGLTYSEFERFSWDNKVFGQDWIDIGGDFMPGSKNKPRPELAMWSGPYLMLSPKANKALAPLLAPYGELLPFSVEGDSWHLFNCLTLADVDEARSEALTVDGHWQGVKSLAFPEAEIRNKRIFKTKFNRCTELYCDATLVELIQAHQLTGLEFSPSLIPELL
- a CDS encoding amidohydrolase translates to MKVYLGMLLAVFVLIACTVEAADTPAKTADTIYTGGPILTMDDKQPKADAVAVKDGRIIAVGRLADLEKYKGTNTKEFDLNGRAMVPGFVDSHGHVVFGGLQALSANLLSPPDGKVTDIASLKSTLSQWAKDNADAVAATKMIIGFGYDNAQLKELRHPTREDLDEVSQDIPVLIVHQSGHLGVANSKALEMAGINKDSKAPAGGVIQRDDSGEPNGVLEEYAFFSVFVPLLGQLGDEGLVTFARAGSNLWAKFGYTTGQDGRSSEAAVKALKKAAADGDILIDVVAFPDVLEGRDFIKQSMSRDYVDNVRVGGCKLTIDGSPQGFTALRDRPYYDPVGKYPKGYKGYSAITQEQLQDAVNWCFEHGLQIIVHSNGEGASDMLIAAFKKAREKYGDPGNRPVLVHGQFQREDQVDSFKDLGVFQSVFPMHTFYWGDWHREHTVGPKAAENISPTGWIRKRGLMFGTHHDAPVAFPDSMRVLDATVNRRTRSGYILGPEQRVDVNTALKAMTIWPAWQHFEEDDKGSIEVGKLADFVVLSEDPTAVPSEKLADLKVLKTIKKDKVIFESKPGEPSARLRYAPFSNSPEAGHHVLDALVSGMSKD
- a CDS encoding PQQ-dependent sugar dehydrogenase, producing MSKKALVFSLLAATGVISILALIVALAFGLVPGVNVPWGQMFGVSTDEKTVQHQIKVAGGFQVTLFNDDVPNARFMAVTRNGDLLVSQPKLGQVSLLLADRNGDGESDGQRVLIDQLKRPHGLTLFEDWLYIAESDAVGRVPFDHSDGRIAGSYQRVITGLGDTGNHWTKTIGMGPDGWMYLSSGSTCNVCIEEDPQRATIMRFRPDGSNFHVYATGLRNSVGFDWSPKDGAMYATDNGRDWLGNDFPPCELNRIQQDGFYGWPFANGDRVPDPDFGVNGDAALQQIIRDSIPPVFEFPAHNAPLGMRFLTSPEQPRTYRGAALVALHGSWNRDVKDGYKVVALHWNASGRIRAEDFLWGFLSEDRETVYGRPVDIAEDARGTIYVSDDYAGAVYRVKAGVADRGAASTVTSKRPPISAPKKPLAIDGDAARQGEQIFVRRDCMRCHQQLPLKGLSRRYTLKQLADYFDTPTPPMPNYGFSNGQKRALAHYLMEREIQGSGQLEKMLP
- a CDS encoding AHH domain-containing protein, encoding MTQIVKGKRVSTEVWELSPLDLSIDLYEKRCKDYFYRIKKQPGETPEQRQSRLDELKKTKKLLDLEASRIQAMISVEEQIKLREYQDEFRNKSEAERVNLCRKEEHHPTTTLENNLRRAGRPQPSRRCSAHHIVEGVGKLKTSDTKRARMRIFTHNIRINDPDNGIWMPMTDKDMGHWGMRKCVPHARIHTENYERWVWKSIQPLHDEQSIRFRLGLIRTALHEGRQPLNCTTDACNKKFGLKP
- a CDS encoding HNH endonuclease produces the protein MQAQILRLNLAGQPLEWLSWEEAACLYVRELVTWTLGGVVQTVHGGINRQGERSTLDLAAIIACGGDRMARPRNRPPLNNRALFARDQHTCLYCGSWFPIRDLTRDHVHPVSKGGRDTWENVVTACRRCNQHKGSRLLEHIDMELLALPFVPNAAEYLALTNSARIRGDQMEFLRGQFSRKRQDGWLSEALQQVG